The following proteins are co-located in the Paralichthys olivaceus isolate ysfri-2021 chromosome 10, ASM2471397v2, whole genome shotgun sequence genome:
- the LOC138411863 gene encoding tissue factor-like: MKLVKFYRVSGNNQRTPHCIRTTETVCDLSSSLTDLNAYYTADVLSETPRGATTDLIESPHTSTPRFCPYKDTEIGKPDFKLEVIESQKKTTLYVTDPLTALFKDGHQLNIRDIFADQLHYKVTVKTKALERTGVELPGLRNTVLVSGVRIADHPTPTDYI; the protein is encoded by the exons atgaaacttgtcaaattttacagggtttcagggaacaatcagaggactcctcactgtatccggaccacagaaacagtgtgtgatctgtccagctctctgactgacctgaacgcctactacacagctgacgtcctgtccgaaaccccgaggggggccaccactgacctcattgagtcccctcacaccagcacaccacggttctgcccctacaaagaca ctgagataggcaaacctgacttcaagctggaggtgattgaaagccaaaagaaaaccaccctgtatgtgactgacccactcaccgccctgtttaaagatggccaccagctgaacatcagggatatctttgctgaccagctgcactataaagtcaccgtaaaaacaaaagcactggaaag gactggagtagagctgccaggactgaggaacactgtccttgtgagtggtgtcaggatcgctgaccaccccactcccactgactacatatga